The Paramisgurnus dabryanus chromosome 6, PD_genome_1.1, whole genome shotgun sequence genome has a window encoding:
- the LOC135767451 gene encoding transcription factor HES-1-like, which produces MTSMMSEGIQCKITSKLTGSIPGHEQRCALNMTFNTKSEKSITALQHRKSSKPIMEKRRRARINNSLSQLKTLILEALNKDTSRHSKLEKADILEMTVAHLKNLQRAQITRNTLPMLGKYRAGFYECLNEVIRFMSTHEGVDTKVKTRLLSHLASCVSHMDFISFQPQHHLGACALKPEMQQLNGPLFILQADVSKLHNSLQFVPSSDGNFGILIPSSSSIGLIERRNDAPQSGVSPSVQVNALDSLWRPW; this is translated from the exons ATGACTTCAATGATGTCTGAAGGGATTCAGTGTAAAATTACATCTAAGCTCACGGGCTCCATCCCGGGCCACGAGCAAAGATGCGCACTTAACATGACGTTTAATACGAAATCTGAAAAATCCATCACAGCTTTACAGCACAGAAAG TCCTCAAAACCAATAATGGAAAAAAGGAGACGCGCACGGATAAATAACAGCCTTAGTCAACTGAAGACGCTTATTTTGGAGGCACTAAATAAAGAT acATCTCGGCACTCCAAATTGGAAAAAGCGGATATTCTTGAAATGACAGTGGCGCACTTAAAAAATCTGCAAagagcacaaataactc ggAACACCCTACCCATGCTTGGCAAGTACAGAGCTGGATTTTACGAATGCTTGAACGAAGTCATTCGGTTTATGTCCACTCATGAGGGTGTGGACACTAAAGTGAAGACCAGGCTCCTCTCACATCTGGCCAGCTGCGTTTCACACATGGACTTTATTTCGTTTCAGCCACAGCATCACTTGGGCGCATGCGCTCTCAAACCTGAGATGCAGCAATTGAACGGtccactttttattttgcaagcAGATGTTTCAAAATTACACAACAGTCTCCAGTTTGTGCCGTCAAGTGATGGAAATTTCGGTATTTTGATACCCAGTTCATCCAGTATTGGCCTGATCGAGCGACGTAACGACGCGCCTCAGTCTGGCGTGTCCCCAAGCGTGCAGGTAAATGCCTTAGACTCCCTGTGGAGACCTTGGTAG